A genomic region of Vanessa tameamea isolate UH-Manoa-2023 chromosome 11, ilVanTame1 primary haplotype, whole genome shotgun sequence contains the following coding sequences:
- the LOC113402555 gene encoding 8-oxo-dGDP phosphatase NUDT18: MSRQVDSYISKLLDGQGLEGDENDFCDFTIADQNSVAESQGITPTTPSNFKPVLGGNVTYVVACVIINDREELLLMQEAKESCAGKWYLPAGRMEKGETIEQAAAREVLEETGLHFKADTLLVVETAGGTWFRFVLTGKIIGGELKTPAKADKESLQAKWIFNLQEISLRANDILHLIDKAKLYKQSHPGVSWHKNILPAPVPHVKDLMRLIVLIKKRSTNRLHVLLSEKTTLHFPTCEINPAKSMHSTLRRFMVEMFGADVAQHRPLGLLNVEADPSADGCCLSLLVVFRPPLEEVPLIGKCAWHELSEDIHKELLPIVFSKNSTIELHVVR; the protein is encoded by the coding sequence ATGTCGCGCCAAGTCGACTCATATATTTCTAAGCTTTTGGATGGCCAAGGTTTAGAAGGCGATGAGAATGATTTTTGTGACTTTACCATAGCGGATCAAAATTCTGTTGCTGAATCTCAAGGTATAACACCAACAACACCTTCAAACTTTAAACCAGTGCTTGGAGGTAATGTAACATACGTTGTCGCCTGTGTGATTATTAATGACCGTGAGGAATTACTTTTAATGCAAGAGGCGAAAGAAAGTTGTGCTGGAAAATGGTATCTTCCTGCAGGCAGAATGGAGAAAGGTGAGACAATCGAACAAGCTGCTGCTAGAGAAGTGCTGGAAGAAACTGGGTTGCACTTTAAAGCTGATACCTTATTAGTGGTTGAAACAGCAGGTGGCACTTGGTTTAGATTTGTATTAACAGGCAAAATTATTGGAGGTGAACTTAAAACTCCTGCTAAGGCAGACAAAGAATCTTTACAAGCAAAGTGGATTTTCAATTTACAAGAAATATCATTAAGAGCAAATGATATATTGCATCTCATTGACAAAGCCAAATTGTACAAACAAAGTCATCCAGGAGTGTCATGGCATAAAAACATTCTGCCAGCACCAGTTCCACATGTAAAAGATCTGATGAGAttgatagtattaataaaaaagagaaGTACAAATAGATTACATGTACTGTTGAGTGAGAAAACAACATTGCATTTTCCCACATGCGAAATAAATCCAGCAAAAAGTATGCACTCAACTTTACGAAGATTTATGGTAGAGATGTTTGGTGCTGATGTTGCTCAACACAGACCCTTAGGCCTCCTTAATGTCGAAGCTGATCCATCAGCAGATGGTTGTTGTTTATCATTGCTAGTAGTTTTCAGGCCTCCCTTGGAGGAAGTACCTTTGATTGGTAAATGTGCTTGGCATGAATTATCTGAAGATATCCACAAAGAGCTCCTACCGATTGTATTTTCTAAAAACTCAACAATTGAGTTGCATGTTGTGCGTTAA
- the LOC113402545 gene encoding protein TAPT1 homolog, whose translation MTLKNEDYQEHTKRLRFKSITNIQQCPGDSIDKTGKEIKNKDGDKSASLFAFLHVELTRGYLLEHDEERFSARREKVYSFIKIPQELEKFMAYGFFQCADSLLFVYTFLPLRFVMAFWSFINRLFRQCFGFYSRKTILKPAETCDVLKGFILLICSILMCYIDTNMMYHLVKSQSVMKLYIFYNMLEVGDRLFSAFGQDTIDAMFWTATEPRDRKREHLGLIPHLLFAMTYVFLHSLLVLFQATTLNVAFNSNNKSLLIIMMSNNFVELKGSVFKKFDKNNLFQVSCSDVRERLHLSVLLFIVVLQTMKEYMWKEERFWILAPDCVLVLTFEVIIDWVKHAFITRFNEVPYGVYREYTVSLAYDVAQTRQKYAFSDHSDLVARRMGFIPLPLGVVITRVLVHAVKVDGLAAVLLIFIAYLCLISIRVLVSIVILGKACDLITQHQSEKCDSHHTTPKREQKDSKEFPYTHKIPEAESTEKKPVQLKFLIPENVMIEPLVDASAGAAAIFSNSAIDLNGVCYLNDKMNVQVKQEPAEYIEPDLDVSRSAPDIKAAAAANEDSVERPQSPDADGLKRRAESEPNLAKNDDQEAT comes from the exons ATGACGTTAAAAAATGAAGATTATCAAGAGCATACTAAAAGGTTACGTTTTAAGAGTATAACAAATATTCAACAATGCCCGGGTGATAGCATTGACAAAACtggaaaagaaattaaaaataaag ATGGAGATAAAAGTGCTTCTCTCTTTGCATTTTTGCACGTCGAACTCACAAGAGGGTATTTATTGGAACACGATGAAGAAAGATTCTCTGCCCGGAGAGAGaaagtttattcatttattaaaattcctcAAGAATTAGAAAAATTCATGGCTTATGGATTTTTCCAATGTGCAGATtctttgttatttgtttatacattcTTGCCTTTAAGATTTGTAATGGCATTTTGGTCATTCATTAATAGACTTTTTAGGCAATGTTTTGG attttattCTAGAAAAACCATACTTAAGCCAGCTGAGACATGTGATGTACTGAAAGGATTCATTTTACTAATATGTAGTATATTAATGTGCTATATAGACACTAATATGATGTATCACTTAGTGAAGAGTCAAAGTGTGATGAAGTTGTATATATTCTATAACATGTTGGAGGTAGGAGATAGATTGTTCTCTGCCTTTGGACAAGACACAATCGATGCTATGTTCTGGACAGCCACTGAGCCAAGAGACAGGAAGAGAGAACATCTTGGTCTCATTCCACATTTACTTTTTGCTATGACTTATGTCT TTCTCCACAGCTTACTAGTGTTGTTCCAAGCCACAACACTAAATGTAGCTTTTAATTCTAATAACAAAAGTCTTCTGATAATTATGATGTCAAATAAT tttgttGAATTAAAAGGAAGCGTTTTCAAAAAATTTGACAAGAACAATCTCTTTCAAGTTTCGTGCAGTGATGTACGAGAACGACTTCATTTATCGGTGCTGCTTTTTATTGTGGTGCTTCAGACTATGAAAGAGTACATGTGGAAAGAAGAAAGGTTTTGGATATTAGCCCCTGACTGTGTGCTTGTTCTTACTTTTGAGGTCATCATTGACTGGGTGAAACATGCATTCATTACCAG GTTTAATGAAGTTCCTTATGGAGTGTATAGAGAATACACAGTTAGCTTGGCATATGATGTTGCGCAGACTCGGCAGAAGTATGCGTTCAGTGACCACTCGGATCTAGTTGCTCGGAGGATGGGTTTCATTCCACTGCCTCTTGGAGTTGTCATAACGAGGGTTTTAGTGCATGCGGTCAAAGTTGACGG ATTAGCAGCGGTGCTATTAATATTCATAGCATACTTGTGTCTAATATCAATAAGAGTGCTCGTATCCATCGTTATACTCGGAAAAGCTTGTGATTTAATAACACAACACCAGAGTGAGAAATGTGACAGCCACCACACCACGCCTAAAcg gGAACAAAAAGATTCAAAAGAATTCCCATACACTCATAAGATTCCTGAAGCAGAGTCGACAGAAAAAAAGCCAGTACAGCTTAAGTTTCTTATACCGGAGAATGTGATG ATCGAACCGCTAGTAGATGCATCAGCTGGGGCGGCGGCCATTTTCTCGAATAGTGCAATAGACTTGAACGGAGTTTGCTATCTTAATGACAAAATGAATGTCCAAGTTAAGCAGGAACCAGCGGAGTACATCGAACCTGATCTG GACGTCAGCCGCAGCGCTCCCGATATAAAAGCTGCGGCGGCCGCCAACGAAGATTCAGTGGAGCGCCCGCAGTCTCCCGACGCGGACGGGCTCAAGAGGCGCGCGGAGTCCGAGCCGAACCTCGCCAAGAACGACGACCAAGAGGCTACGTAA